In a single window of the Mauremys reevesii isolate NIE-2019 linkage group 3, ASM1616193v1, whole genome shotgun sequence genome:
- the CRIPT gene encoding cysteine-rich PDZ-binding protein → MVCEKCEKKLGTVITPDTWKDGARNTTESGGRKLNENKALTSKKARFDPYGKNKFAICRICKSSVHQPGSHYCQGCAYKKGICSMCGKKVLDTKNYKQTSV, encoded by the exons ATGGTCTGCGAGAAGT GTGAGAAGAAACTTGGCACTGTGATTACACCTGACACATGGAAGGATGGAGCAAGAAACACTACAG AAAGTGGCGGACGAAAACTAAATGAAAATAAGGCACTGACTTCAAAGAAGGCAAG ATTTGATCCTTATGGGAAGAACAAATTTGCAATATGCCGGATTTGTAAGAGTTCTGTTCATCAGCCAGGGTCTCACTACTGCCAGGGATGTGCTTATAAAAAAG GCATCTGCTCAATGTGTGGGAAAAAAGTCTTGGATACCAAGAACTACAAACAAACATCTGTCTGA